In Pseudomonas nunensis, a single window of DNA contains:
- a CDS encoding endonuclease NucS domain-containing protein, with protein sequence MPIKTDVWTVGHSPNKLAPSRLVSEKVLEDMIIQSPSILSDEWMLIGKQENTGTGGRIDLLAIAPDGALILIELKRDRTPREVVAQTLDYGAWVEGLRGDEIAAIYKRFRPGYSLDVDFLARFGRVLDDDELNKSHQLIIVATELDSSSERIVEYLSKRDIPINVLCFQIFQVGDQQLLSRSWLLDPVQTQVNAVSTSEGHSEPWNGEFYCSFGDSVSRSWVDAVEFGFIAGGGGAWYSKTLQLLSPGDRVWVNIPQKGYVGVGRVLGSAMPAIEFTVMQDGVERPVLEVATRAKYHAEFVGDPERCEYFVPIQWLETVPVERAVREIGMFGNQNTICRPTAAKWRWTIERLKQRFPHYEAVPVTEEPNV encoded by the coding sequence TTGCCTATCAAAACAGACGTCTGGACCGTCGGTCATTCGCCTAACAAACTAGCCCCTAGCCGATTGGTAAGCGAAAAAGTGCTGGAGGACATGATTATTCAGTCTCCCAGTATCCTATCGGATGAATGGATGCTGATAGGCAAACAGGAAAACACCGGTACAGGTGGTCGCATCGATTTATTGGCCATTGCACCTGATGGTGCTTTGATTCTGATCGAACTCAAACGTGATCGCACCCCTCGTGAGGTTGTCGCTCAAACCCTCGACTACGGTGCTTGGGTCGAGGGTTTACGTGGCGACGAGATCGCAGCGATCTACAAGAGGTTCCGACCGGGATACAGCCTGGACGTAGATTTCCTGGCTCGTTTTGGGCGTGTGCTGGATGACGATGAGCTGAACAAAAGCCATCAGTTAATCATCGTCGCTACGGAGTTGGATTCGAGCAGTGAGCGAATCGTTGAATACCTCAGTAAACGAGATATTCCGATCAACGTGCTCTGCTTTCAGATTTTTCAGGTGGGCGACCAACAGCTGTTAAGCCGATCCTGGTTGCTGGACCCGGTACAAACTCAAGTGAACGCTGTGTCGACAAGCGAAGGGCATAGCGAGCCTTGGAACGGTGAGTTCTACTGTTCGTTCGGCGACTCCGTTTCCCGTTCGTGGGTTGATGCTGTGGAGTTCGGCTTCATAGCCGGTGGCGGCGGTGCGTGGTACAGCAAGACTTTGCAGTTACTATCCCCAGGGGATCGAGTCTGGGTCAATATTCCTCAGAAAGGCTACGTTGGCGTCGGGCGCGTTCTTGGTTCAGCCATGCCTGCAATAGAATTTACAGTCATGCAGGATGGCGTTGAGCGCCCTGTATTAGAGGTCGCGACTCGAGCCAAATATCACGCGGAGTTTGTGGGTGATCCGGAGCGTTGCGAATACTTCGTTCCAATCCAATGGCTGGAAACCGTTCCGGTGGAGCGGGCCGTGCGAGAAATTGGAATGTTTGGGAACCAAAATACGATTTGCCGACCGACTGCAGCTAAGTGGCGGTGGACGATTGAGCGGCTGAAGCAGCGCTTTCCCCACTATGAAGCTGTGCCGGTAACTGAAGAACCTAACGTTTAG
- the radC gene encoding RadC family protein: MKYHKLIAGETIGTYVMESPVTEADILQMAQQLAMSRLSKGRALTEPKQVFSHLQTLLQYHEHEVFALLLLDSKHRVIAFRELFRGTLDGASVYPREVVKIALELNAAAVILVHNHPSGDPEPSQADRTLTLALKSALSMIGTQTLDHIVVGHEGCVSLVERGYL; this comes from the coding sequence ATGAAATATCACAAGCTGATAGCCGGTGAAACAATCGGTACCTATGTCATGGAATCCCCGGTTACCGAGGCTGACATCCTGCAGATGGCACAACAATTGGCAATGAGCCGTCTGTCTAAAGGCCGGGCATTAACGGAGCCAAAGCAGGTTTTTAGCCACCTGCAAACACTGCTGCAGTACCACGAGCACGAGGTCTTTGCGCTACTACTGCTCGACAGCAAACATCGAGTGATTGCCTTCAGGGAGCTATTCAGAGGCACGCTGGATGGTGCCAGCGTGTACCCGCGAGAAGTGGTCAAGATTGCATTGGAGCTCAATGCTGCAGCGGTAATTCTGGTACATAACCACCCATCCGGTGATCCTGAACCTAGTCAAGCCGATCGCACGCTAACCCTGGCGCTCAAGAGCGCCCTCAGCATGATTGGCACCCAGACGTTGGATCACATCGTTGTAGGTCATGAAGGCTGCGTATCTCTGGTTGAACGAGGTTACCTTTAA
- a CDS encoding YqaJ viral recombinase family protein: MSSQSLLHLRTKPSPALRLVGTKQLPREDWLTVRKQGIGSSDAAAAVGLNPYKSQLELWMEKTGRDTLLTMLDPQDEESPAYWGNILEPIVASHYTRRSGHRVRRVNAVLQHPDPKLAWMLANIDREVIGASEVQILECKTAGINGARLWKEGVPEYVQLQVIHQLAVTGKQAADVAVLLGGQHLEIHRIERDESLIARLIDLERLFWDYVVSDTPPPADGSASAEQALRCLYPHDNGQTLDFSQDTLLCTAFTELQNVRKSIALQEAQEAQLKQTLQQAIGDASRATFATGSITWKKAKDNLALDIPRLLKEKPHLQVRYSTTKAGSRRFLLA; this comes from the coding sequence ATGAGCTCTCAATCCCTACTACATCTCAGAACTAAACCCAGTCCTGCCTTACGCTTGGTCGGCACCAAACAACTGCCGCGTGAGGACTGGTTGACCGTGCGCAAGCAAGGCATCGGCAGTTCAGATGCCGCCGCCGCTGTGGGCCTGAACCCTTATAAATCACAGCTGGAACTGTGGATGGAAAAAACCGGGCGTGACACCTTACTAACCATGCTCGATCCGCAGGATGAGGAAAGCCCCGCGTACTGGGGCAACATCCTGGAGCCGATTGTCGCATCCCATTACACCCGGCGCAGCGGTCATCGGGTCCGCCGGGTCAATGCGGTTCTGCAGCATCCTGATCCCAAACTGGCCTGGATGCTGGCCAATATCGACCGTGAGGTTATCGGTGCGTCAGAAGTGCAGATTCTCGAATGCAAAACCGCCGGCATAAACGGCGCACGTCTCTGGAAAGAAGGCGTGCCCGAGTATGTGCAGTTGCAGGTCATTCACCAGTTGGCCGTGACTGGCAAGCAGGCGGCGGATGTGGCGGTACTGCTCGGAGGTCAGCACCTGGAAATCCATCGCATTGAGCGCGATGAGTCACTGATAGCTCGGCTGATCGACCTGGAACGGCTCTTCTGGGATTACGTCGTCAGTGACACCCCACCGCCGGCAGACGGTTCGGCCTCAGCGGAGCAAGCTTTGCGCTGTCTGTATCCGCACGACAATGGACAAACCCTAGACTTTAGCCAGGACACACTGCTCTGCACGGCCTTTACCGAGCTGCAGAACGTGCGCAAGTCGATTGCTCTGCAGGAGGCGCAGGAAGCTCAACTTAAGCAAACACTGCAACAGGCCATAGGCGATGCCAGTCGGGCGACCTTCGCAACCGGCAGCATCACGTGGAAGAAAGCCAAAGACAACTTGGCTCTGGATATCCCCCGCCTGCTAAAAGAAAAGCCTCATCTGCAAGTTCGCTACTCGACCACCAAAGCCGGTAGTCGACGTTTTCTGCTGGCTTAA
- a CDS encoding type II toxin-antitoxin system RelB/DinJ family antitoxin, translated as MASINIRIDDDLKQRSFAELEKLGVTPSELLRQTLQYVAERGKLPFKAALLSEEDEALIAVVTERLAAPQRVKVSLDDL; from the coding sequence ATGGCCTCCATCAACATTCGTATCGACGATGATCTGAAGCAGCGTTCATTCGCGGAGCTGGAAAAGCTCGGGGTTACGCCTTCCGAACTGCTGCGTCAAACCCTGCAATACGTCGCCGAACGCGGCAAATTGCCTTTCAAAGCTGCACTACTCAGCGAAGAGGATGAAGCCCTCATCGCCGTGGTCACCGAACGTCTTGCCGCCCCTCAGCGAGTCAAGGTAAGCCTGGATGACCTATAG
- a CDS encoding type II toxin-antitoxin system RelE family toxin, producing MTYSLEFDRRALKEWNKLGDTLRQQFKKKLAEVLENPRIEANRLRQLPDCYKLKLRSAGYRLIYQVLDQEVVVFVVAIGKREREAAYQDAQERIGQQPAD from the coding sequence ATGACCTATAGCCTTGAATTTGATCGTCGCGCGTTGAAAGAGTGGAACAAACTGGGCGACACGTTGCGCCAACAGTTCAAGAAGAAACTTGCAGAAGTACTCGAGAACCCTCGCATTGAAGCCAATCGTCTTCGCCAACTGCCTGACTGCTACAAACTCAAATTGCGCAGCGCCGGCTATCGACTGATCTATCAGGTGCTCGATCAGGAGGTGGTGGTTTTCGTGGTCGCCATCGGAAAGCGCGAACGTGAAGCCGCTTACCAAGATGCGCAGGAGCGAATCGGTCAGCAGCCTGCTGACTAA
- the ptuB gene encoding retron Ec78 anti-phage system effector HNH endonuclease PtuB produces the protein MRRLNRQDEPPAGLRRYRHGRDAWSAVTPEERMAIWLSLDLMQGPRCAYCDGPMGDGNRHIEHFRQRGRYPQGTFDWSNLFGSCNRAGTCGMAKDQCGAYSPETLIKPDIEDPDVFLLFTPGGTVRPRAGLTANNHLRATETIRILVLDGALNQIRRAQLCGYIQTMEIFADYAEAYPDDDSWVEELEREVRDTAHLPYATAIRHVLTRQSE, from the coding sequence GTGCGGCGTCTGAATAGACAAGACGAACCTCCGGCGGGCCTGAGACGTTACCGGCATGGCCGGGATGCCTGGAGTGCTGTAACACCCGAAGAGCGCATGGCTATCTGGCTGTCGCTGGACTTAATGCAAGGGCCTCGATGTGCTTACTGCGATGGGCCAATGGGTGATGGAAATCGTCATATCGAACATTTCCGCCAGCGCGGGAGATACCCCCAAGGTACGTTTGATTGGAGCAATCTGTTTGGCTCCTGCAACCGTGCCGGAACTTGCGGAATGGCCAAGGACCAGTGTGGAGCTTATTCCCCAGAAACGCTGATCAAGCCTGATATCGAAGATCCTGACGTATTCTTGCTTTTCACGCCCGGCGGCACCGTGCGGCCACGTGCGGGGCTGACGGCAAACAACCATCTTCGTGCCACAGAAACCATCCGCATTCTTGTGTTGGACGGTGCCTTAAATCAGATTCGTCGCGCGCAGCTCTGCGGCTATATTCAGACCATGGAGATTTTTGCAGACTACGCCGAAGCTTATCCCGACGATGATAGTTGGGTTGAGGAGTTGGAGCGGGAGGTACGCGACACCGCGCATTTGCCGTACGCGACGGCGATCAGGCATGTGCTGACTCGTCAGAGCGAGTGA
- a CDS encoding DUF932 domain-containing protein: MAHLIEQMAYVGATPWHGLGSRLSPKQPIEIWQREAGMDWKIQDSPVHFKSDSIGALGSIHTFPDQKVLYRSDTKAPLSVVSQRYQVVQPREVLEFYRDLTEVSGFELETAGVLKGGRKFWALARTGQGTTLRGNDQVNGYLLLATSCDGTLATTATPTTVRVVCNNTLTIALDGSAKAIKVPHSTRFDPQAVKKQLGIAVSQWDNFMHRMRMLSERKVQWHEAMGFFMNVLCDANPNMPLPAVLPNERALRKVQCLYEGQGRGSTLESAQGTAWGLLNAVTEYVDHERRARSIEYRMDSAWFGQGAQLKQRALEAALQLAA; encoded by the coding sequence ATGGCTCATCTCATTGAACAAATGGCTTATGTTGGCGCAACTCCCTGGCACGGTCTGGGTAGTCGCCTTTCTCCGAAACAACCCATCGAAATCTGGCAGCGCGAAGCGGGTATGGACTGGAAGATCCAGGACAGCCCGGTGCATTTCAAATCCGATAGCATCGGTGCACTTGGCTCAATTCACACCTTCCCTGACCAGAAGGTTCTCTACCGCTCCGATACTAAGGCCCCGTTGTCCGTGGTTTCTCAGCGCTACCAGGTCGTGCAGCCGCGCGAGGTCTTGGAGTTCTATCGGGACCTCACTGAAGTATCGGGCTTCGAGCTGGAAACGGCCGGCGTACTCAAAGGCGGTCGCAAGTTTTGGGCGCTGGCCCGCACTGGCCAAGGTACGACCTTGAGAGGCAACGATCAGGTCAATGGTTATCTCCTGCTGGCCACCTCCTGTGACGGTACCTTGGCTACCACGGCCACACCTACAACTGTGCGGGTAGTTTGCAATAACACGTTGACTATTGCGCTGGACGGTTCGGCCAAAGCGATCAAGGTGCCGCACAGCACGCGTTTCGATCCACAGGCAGTTAAAAAGCAACTCGGTATCGCCGTCTCGCAATGGGACAACTTCATGCACCGGATGCGAATGCTATCTGAACGCAAAGTTCAGTGGCATGAAGCCATGGGATTCTTCATGAACGTGCTGTGTGATGCCAATCCGAACATGCCACTACCGGCAGTACTTCCCAACGAGCGGGCGCTACGCAAGGTGCAATGCCTGTATGAAGGTCAGGGCCGCGGGTCAACCCTGGAGTCAGCTCAAGGAACCGCCTGGGGCCTGCTCAACGCCGTGACGGAGTACGTCGACCACGAACGCCGTGCGAGAAGCATCGAGTACCGTATGGACTCTGCCTGGTTCGGGCAAGGAGCACAGCTCAAGCAACGGGCGCTGGAGGCGGCGCTACAACTTGCAGCTTAG
- a CDS encoding DUF2300 domain-containing protein, translating into MTRPLVWLLLCLLPALATAQDEPLRLGFKGELISLSPTQVISREPLPSDLQTPLGSLWKLFVYGWLVDTGAREPAYECRGQSKEEVYCCTAGGKIGRDQALVKSCGLYFEPARLGIVGADWRQYWQARQAPEWLLNLPSLQPSTRVSVVELLKALAVMPAQDQARRVLLDVVLNAADGNVVGELGGRLRVKTWSWLGDQDPASRQGGFAGWTLDGTPIWAGGRGTSQMVLRHYGAALAAVVPVDWPVDAGRCVEVGLFSRYPVGRVLAGDRVVSDGPLQGDYRVEFANGNQLDIHSDGELFLLKDKLVARLDREEYVARVLQREAKAEPLEAAKALAVAIRTYLLQNATRNGDCLSIDDSSSRQRVAPRPATAESRNIAAWTSDLVLAGSTVTYHSDQPGPDKLSWQQAVEQANAGQRYDAILLHAYPRASLSRWDNPVASCEALPAAQDWLQTQRRGWRQRLENKVGYNEVNTFAVCRLTFGRPYVDRERQRIYVRGVLSLQDRLDLTHEYLHLAFEAHPNGQDETYIEGLARHLLLE; encoded by the coding sequence ATGACCCGACCTCTGGTCTGGTTGCTGCTGTGTTTGCTCCCTGCGCTGGCGACAGCGCAGGACGAACCGCTGCGGCTGGGCTTCAAGGGTGAGTTGATTTCGTTGAGCCCGACTCAGGTGATTTCACGCGAGCCGTTGCCTTCAGATCTGCAGACGCCGTTAGGCAGTTTGTGGAAGTTGTTTGTCTACGGCTGGCTGGTGGATACCGGTGCGCGGGAACCGGCGTACGAATGTCGCGGGCAATCGAAGGAAGAAGTTTATTGCTGCACAGCGGGCGGCAAGATTGGCCGTGATCAGGCGTTGGTGAAGTCCTGCGGGTTGTACTTCGAGCCTGCGCGGCTTGGCATTGTGGGCGCTGATTGGCGTCAGTATTGGCAGGCTCGGCAGGCGCCGGAATGGTTGCTGAATTTGCCGTCACTACAGCCTTCGACGCGGGTTTCAGTTGTTGAGTTGTTGAAGGCGCTGGCCGTAATGCCGGCGCAGGATCAAGCGCGGCGCGTGTTGCTGGATGTGGTGCTGAACGCCGCTGACGGCAATGTCGTCGGTGAACTCGGTGGCCGGTTGCGGGTGAAAACCTGGAGCTGGCTGGGGGATCAGGATCCGGCGTCGCGTCAGGGCGGGTTTGCCGGTTGGACGCTGGATGGCACGCCGATCTGGGCCGGAGGGCGCGGGACCAGTCAGATGGTGCTTCGGCATTATGGTGCGGCGCTGGCTGCGGTGGTACCGGTGGATTGGCCCGTGGATGCTGGGCGTTGTGTCGAAGTCGGGCTGTTTTCACGCTATCCGGTGGGTCGCGTTCTGGCAGGTGATCGGGTGGTTTCCGATGGGCCGTTGCAGGGCGACTATCGCGTTGAGTTCGCCAATGGCAATCAACTCGATATCCACAGCGACGGCGAACTGTTTCTGCTCAAGGACAAACTCGTCGCCCGTCTGGACCGCGAAGAATACGTCGCCCGCGTCCTGCAACGGGAAGCCAAAGCCGAACCTTTAGAGGCTGCCAAGGCTCTGGCCGTCGCTATCCGCACCTATCTTCTACAAAACGCCACCCGTAACGGTGACTGCCTGAGCATTGACGACAGCAGCAGCCGTCAGCGCGTTGCCCCGCGCCCGGCCACCGCTGAATCGCGCAACATCGCCGCGTGGACCAGCGACCTGGTCCTGGCCGGCAGCACCGTCACCTATCACTCCGACCAACCCGGGCCGGACAAACTCTCCTGGCAACAAGCCGTCGAACAAGCCAACGCCGGCCAACGTTACGACGCGATCCTGCTGCACGCCTACCCGCGCGCCAGCCTCAGCCGCTGGGACAACCCCGTCGCCTCCTGCGAAGCATTGCCCGCCGCGCAAGACTGGCTGCAAACCCAACGCCGCGGCTGGCGCCAACGCCTCGAAAACAAAGTCGGCTACAACGAAGTCAACACCTTCGCCGTCTGCCGCCTGACCTTCGGCCGCCCCTATGTCGACCGCGAACGCCAGCGCATTTATGTGCGCGGCGTGCTGTCCCTCCAGGACCGCCTCGACCTGACCCACGAATACCTGCACCTGGCCTTCGAAGCACACCCGAATGGCCAGGATGAAACCTACATCGAAGGGCTCGCCCGCCACCTCTTGCTGGAATAG
- a CDS encoding AAA family ATPase: MGTQENMTSAGKNSLRLSQLRLRDFRCFESIDIDFHPQLTVLVAANGTGKTSILDAIAIAFGPYIGAFDEAVGKHFEPSDIRQFRARQTTTNEMEYAPQGARLEATGFVPGSLLDRLSDDLLPTIWRRHLSSATKTKTSVKDAKELVAYGKRMQEASRTPDTEVVLPLIAYYGTGRLWQQKKLTDAKNIQRTSRTVGYTDCLDPASSYKSFVQWFRYWSLNAKEAQLKALEAGVSIAKTEFDTYIQSVSRAVNVCIQPAGWSGIEYSFTRDTLVARHEQLGELPVEWLSDGIRNMIGMVADIAFRATKLNGHLGAQAAQKTPGLLLIDEVDMHLHPEWQQVVLLNLAQAFPAMQLIVTTHSPQVLSTVSSDSVRILRSEIVPETTSRVTTVSEPQWQTRGVASSDLLARIMGVDPVPHVPEAIWVSDYQALIQQNLHEQPEGRILRDRLEAHFGAEHPVVHELDRLVRLQGIKQRLPRELGNRER; encoded by the coding sequence ATGGGCACCCAGGAAAACATGACGAGTGCCGGAAAAAATTCGCTGCGGCTTTCCCAGTTGCGACTGCGTGATTTCCGCTGCTTTGAATCGATCGATATCGACTTCCACCCGCAGTTGACCGTATTGGTTGCGGCCAATGGTACGGGTAAAACGTCCATTCTCGACGCCATCGCCATCGCCTTTGGTCCTTATATAGGGGCATTTGACGAGGCGGTGGGCAAGCATTTTGAGCCTAGTGATATTCGCCAGTTTCGTGCCAGACAAACCACTACAAACGAAATGGAATACGCCCCTCAAGGGGCTAGGCTCGAGGCTACGGGATTCGTTCCCGGCAGTCTGCTCGATCGGCTGTCCGATGATCTACTGCCCACTATTTGGCGCCGTCACCTTTCCAGCGCGACCAAGACCAAGACATCGGTCAAAGACGCCAAGGAATTGGTTGCCTATGGCAAGCGCATGCAAGAAGCTTCGCGCACGCCCGACACTGAGGTCGTTCTGCCACTGATCGCGTACTACGGCACTGGACGTCTGTGGCAGCAAAAAAAACTGACAGATGCGAAGAACATCCAACGCACCTCAAGAACCGTCGGCTACACCGACTGCCTCGATCCGGCATCCAGCTATAAATCGTTCGTGCAATGGTTTCGCTACTGGAGCCTGAATGCCAAAGAAGCCCAACTCAAGGCGCTTGAAGCAGGGGTCAGCATTGCCAAAACCGAATTCGACACCTACATCCAGTCAGTTAGTCGAGCCGTGAACGTGTGCATTCAACCGGCAGGCTGGAGCGGTATCGAGTACTCCTTCACCCGCGACACGCTGGTTGCCCGACATGAGCAATTAGGCGAACTACCAGTCGAGTGGCTCAGCGACGGTATTCGCAACATGATAGGCATGGTGGCCGATATCGCATTTCGCGCAACCAAACTCAACGGCCACCTTGGTGCGCAAGCGGCGCAAAAGACACCAGGCCTGCTGCTTATCGACGAAGTCGACATGCACCTGCATCCGGAATGGCAACAAGTAGTGCTGCTCAACCTGGCCCAGGCGTTCCCGGCCATGCAGCTTATCGTGACAACCCACAGTCCTCAGGTGTTGAGTACGGTCTCATCGGACAGTGTGCGAATCCTGCGCAGCGAAATCGTTCCCGAGACCACCAGCCGGGTCACCACCGTCAGCGAGCCACAATGGCAAACCCGCGGCGTCGCCAGCTCCGACCTGTTGGCCCGTATCATGGGCGTCGATCCGGTACCTCATGTGCCTGAGGCAATCTGGGTTTCTGATTACCAGGCACTGATTCAACAGAACCTTCATGAGCAGCCTGAGGGACGTATATTGAGAGACAGGCTGGAAGCCCATTTCGGGGCTGAACATCCAGTTGTGCACGAACTTGATCGACTGGTTCGTTTACAGGGAATCAAGCAGCGCCTGCCCCGCGAACTTGGCAACAGGGAGCGTTGA
- a CDS encoding YagK/YfjJ domain-containing protein translates to MARYPGNTNLTLHYEGSYQGLTVQVDKGPFIQEYLNRLHQTVSRALNQYPRVFAFRFDLRLPANNQLPDYAFTNEVIDRFIESFKAKIKHNRQMAKLVNKYAHDTKVRYVWAREQGQHARPHHHFAILLNYDAFNALGKLESGRDNMFNRLEGAWASALGLSVEAVRGLVEIPQNPYYHMYRDEIVGQAAFFHRASYLCKSSTKVFGDGSHGFGCSRS, encoded by the coding sequence ATGGCTAGATATCCAGGCAACACGAACTTAACCCTTCATTACGAAGGTTCTTATCAAGGCCTGACCGTGCAAGTGGATAAGGGACCCTTCATCCAAGAGTACCTAAACCGTCTTCATCAGACGGTATCTCGAGCGCTTAATCAGTACCCTCGTGTGTTCGCATTCAGGTTTGACCTGCGGCTACCAGCTAACAATCAATTGCCCGATTACGCTTTCACGAACGAAGTTATTGACCGCTTCATCGAATCCTTTAAAGCCAAAATCAAGCACAATCGCCAAATGGCGAAACTTGTGAATAAGTACGCGCACGACACCAAGGTGCGTTACGTCTGGGCTAGGGAGCAAGGGCAGCACGCGCGACCACATCATCACTTTGCGATCTTGCTGAACTACGATGCATTCAATGCGCTGGGTAAGCTCGAATCAGGCAGAGACAACATGTTTAATCGCTTGGAAGGAGCGTGGGCAAGCGCTTTAGGGTTATCAGTAGAGGCTGTCAGGGGATTGGTCGAGATTCCACAAAATCCTTACTATCACATGTATCGCGACGAGATAGTCGGACAGGCAGCCTTCTTCCATCGTGCGAGCTACCTGTGTAAGTCGAGCACAAAGGTTTTTGGGGATGGTTCCCATGGTTTCGGGTGCAGCAGAAGCTGA
- a CDS encoding helix-turn-helix transcriptional regulator — protein MRIIRLKEVMDLTGLARSTIYKFISGDSFPKPISLGDRCVGWLESEVHAWILSKVKERDQLVKNDA, from the coding sequence ATGAGGATAATTCGATTGAAAGAGGTCATGGATCTAACGGGCCTTGCTAGATCTACGATTTACAAGTTTATTTCGGGGGATTCATTTCCCAAACCTATTTCCTTGGGGGACCGTTGTGTAGGTTGGCTGGAAAGTGAAGTTCACGCTTGGATACTAAGTAAAGTTAAAGAGCGGGATCAGTTGGTGAAGAATGATGCTTGA
- a CDS encoding YfaP family protein, which translates to MKLRYPQVFLFLCTFCALPTTYAAAVDLDTPVGGWRTGAVEGEGENYRQPVNYPASSVNTPVGQANTARISGQIKATPKSGEPGRLIVNGISMPLKIDAAGRFDRPYSFPNGSNSVEVRSPDGQQRHRTQFLHTSGGATPAKLRVLLSWDSDNTDLDLHLVTPDGAHIWYGDRVAPNGAALDVDVTTGYGPEIFSMPAPIKGQYLVYVNYFGGGYRSDEDGQEDAVQALTTAQVTVITEEGTPNEKMETFLVPMRAVGELTLVKGFSYP; encoded by the coding sequence ATGAAACTCCGTTATCCACAGGTCTTCCTGTTCCTCTGTACCTTTTGCGCACTGCCGACGACCTACGCCGCCGCAGTCGATCTCGATACCCCCGTGGGCGGTTGGCGAACCGGTGCCGTTGAAGGCGAAGGCGAAAACTACCGCCAGCCCGTCAACTACCCCGCATCCTCGGTCAACACCCCGGTCGGCCAAGCCAACACCGCGCGCATCAGCGGCCAGATCAAAGCCACACCGAAGTCGGGCGAGCCTGGCCGATTGATCGTCAACGGCATCAGCATGCCGCTGAAAATCGACGCTGCCGGACGCTTTGATCGCCCGTACTCGTTCCCCAACGGCAGCAACAGCGTCGAAGTCCGCAGCCCGGATGGCCAGCAGCGGCATCGCACGCAATTTCTTCACACCAGCGGTGGGGCTACGCCGGCCAAGTTGCGGGTGTTGTTGTCGTGGGACAGCGACAACACGGACCTGGATTTGCACTTGGTGACGCCCGACGGCGCACACATCTGGTATGGCGATCGCGTTGCACCGAACGGCGCGGCGCTGGATGTTGACGTAACCACGGGGTATGGCCCGGAGATCTTCTCCATGCCGGCGCCGATCAAGGGGCAGTATTTGGTTTACGTGAACTACTTCGGTGGTGGGTATCGGAGTGATGAGGATGGGCAGGAAGACGCGGTGCAGGCGCTGACGACCGCGCAGGTGACGGTGATTACGGAGGAAGGCACGCCGAACGAGAAGATGGAGACTTTTCTGGTGCCGATGCGGGCGGTGGGGGAGTTGACGTTGGTTAAGGGGTTTAGTTATCCGTGA